The DNA sequence NNNNNNNNNNNNNNNNNNNNNNNNNNNNNNNNNNNNNNNNNNNNNNNNNNNNNNNNNNNNNNNNNcctatttttgttgtttgccTTGTTTTCTTAGACTCTTGtaaacttttttattatcaataaaatagctCTGAGAGCTCTTTCCCCAGAAAAAGAAATCGAAATCTTACTTTTGCTATCGAAATAGATTTCTCTGAGAACTATTTGATGGGGGAAATACCAGCTGAGCTTGGCAACATAACTGGTCTGAACCTTCTCTACCTTTTCCAGAACCGATTAACAGGCTTGATTCCTCTAGAACTCTGTGGCTTAAAGAAATTGAGCAAGTTGGATCTGTCAATAAACCAGCTTGTCGGCCCTATTCCCACCAGGTTTCAGCGCTTGAGTAATTTGCTCCAGTTACAGCTTTTTGATAACCAGTTATCAGGTGCTATTCCTCCAAAGCTTGGGATGTTTAGCCTGCTTTGGGTAGTGGACTTTTCAGACAATAATCTCACCGGCCTGATACCAGACCATCTGTGCAGaaattctaatcttattttGTTGAATCTGAGGTCGAACATTCTTGTCCGAAATATTCCAAGTGGGATAACAAATTGTTCGTCATTGGTGCAGCTTCATCTGGGGGAGAACAGCCTGACAGGAAGTTTTCCTTTTGAATTATGCAAACTGGTTAACTTGACGATAATCGAGTTGGATCAAAACAAGTTCAGTGGTCCTATTTCTGCAGAAATTGGGAATTGTCGATCTTtgcaaatattaaatattccaaaaaattattttacagCTGAGCTGCCTGTAGAGATTGGTAATTTGTCTCATCTtatgatcttcaacatatcatcGAATAAGCTTGAGGGGAACATACCTCTGGATATTGTCAATTGCAAGATGCTTCAAAGGCTTGATATCAGCAATAACCAGTTCATCGGCACTTTACCAAATGGAATCGGGACTCTTATTCAATTGAAAAGTCTTATTGTTTCGGATAACCAGCTTTCCGGGAAAATTCCTTCCATGCTTGGCAAGCTTTCTCATTTAATAGAATTGCAAATGGGTGGCAATCAATTTACCGGGAAAATACCCAAGGAATTGGGTGGCATATCGAGCTTACAGATTGCAATGAACCTGAGCTGTAATAATTTGTTTGGAAACATACCGTCAGAGCTTGGAAACCTTGCATTGTTAGAATATCTCTTGCTAAATGACAACAGTTTAACACGCGAAATCCCTTTGGCTTTTGAAAAACTCTCGAATTTACTTGGGCTGAATGTATCCTACAATGATCTCGTCGGACCCCTCCCTTCTATTCAACTGTTTCAAAGCATGCCGGCAAGCAGCTTTTTCGGAAACAAAGGCCTTCTCGGCAGTCCTCTTGGTGAGTGTAATGGTGACCCAATTGGTTTGGCTACATGCCCATCATCTTCTCAAAGTAAAGGTCATGCAAAGAAGCACAACAAACTTATTAATGTAACTGTTATTCCTATTGCATGCATTGTGTT is a window from the Dioscorea cayenensis subsp. rotundata cultivar TDr96_F1 chromosome 2, TDr96_F1_v2_PseudoChromosome.rev07_lg8_w22 25.fasta, whole genome shotgun sequence genome containing:
- the LOC120275007 gene encoding LOW QUALITY PROTEIN: probable leucine-rich repeat receptor-like protein kinase At5g63930 (The sequence of the model RefSeq protein was modified relative to this genomic sequence to represent the inferred CDS: substituted 1 base at 1 genomic stop codon), with amino-acid sequence MTYGSAYGYSCKLFYYQXNSSESSFPRKRNRNLTFAIEIDFSENYLMGEIPAELGNITGLNLLYLFQNRLTGLIPLELCGLKKLSKLDLSINQLVGPIPTRFQRLSNLLQLQLFDNQLSGAIPPKLGMFSLLWVVDFSDNNLTGLIPDHLCRNSNLILLNLRSNILVRNIPSGITNCSSLVQLHLGENSLTGSFPFELCKLVNLTIIELDQNKFSGPISAEIGNCRSLQILNIPKNYFTAELPVEIGNLSHLMIFNISSNKLEGNIPLDIVNCKMLQRLDISNNQFIGTLPNGIGTLIQLKSLIVSDNQLSGKIPSMLGKLSHLIELQMGGNQFTGKIPKELGGISSLQIAMNLSCNNLFGNIPSELGNLALLEYLLLNDNSLTREIPLAFEKLSNLLGLNVSYNDLVGPLPSIQLFQSMPASSFFGNKGLLGSPLGECNGDPIGLATCPSSSQSKGHAKKHNKLINVTVIPIACIVFLVCLMLVVTLLYCKRREAVMHESSEIVHGAAIFSIWNFSGKEAYKEIVKATENFNEKYCIGAGTYGTVYKVTLSSWETFAIKKIQKIEDQAEEQSFRNEVQSLIQIRHRNIIRLYGFCSTNKFNFLAYEYMDRGSLGAILMSEDEAREFDWIKRVNIIKDIAHALSYLHHNCVPPIVHQDITSNNILLDEEHEACISDFGIAKPLNPNSSHWSMLAGTRGYMAPELAYIMRVTEKCDVYSFGVISLEVIHGMHPGDLLSALAPSMLVKDILDPRLPLHMGDQVAANTILSVILIALLCIDANPQSRPTMEKVSQILSSDKSFSISSMIPFHALTLAQLMNAHP